The following proteins are co-located in the Micromonospora viridifaciens genome:
- a CDS encoding terpene synthase family protein: MTEEVLRSLRSDCPIAPRLSPYAEPVREWLVGQLDQLGLPLDPAARERLARAGFVRYAGRLYPDATEPDLRVLAALFTWFFLVDDACDGPGRLDPAWIRALRDAALVLLRDGSRARHPGCTGPLRRLLVQAWREPRRRMPARWRLRFADAVAHHLDGAWREAVAKTSGRPPGVDEYVELRRATSAAYVSYPLIEFAAGRPLPDAVCHHPVLRRLGDLANDLLSWFNDIASLDRDRATAGGHNLVLAVAAEREVPIAAAVDLVVARWRNEMARFIALRTAVPSFGPALDESVATYLAGLANAIRGTIDWTLESARYPGKGGHPVNASGSAGAPS; the protein is encoded by the coding sequence ATGACCGAGGAGGTGCTCCGGTCACTTCGGTCCGACTGCCCGATCGCACCCCGACTGTCCCCGTACGCCGAGCCCGTGCGGGAGTGGCTGGTCGGCCAACTCGACCAGCTCGGCCTGCCGCTCGACCCCGCCGCCCGGGAGCGGCTGGCCCGGGCCGGCTTCGTCCGGTACGCCGGTCGGCTCTATCCGGACGCCACCGAGCCCGACCTGCGCGTGCTGGCCGCGCTGTTCACCTGGTTCTTCCTGGTCGACGACGCCTGCGACGGGCCGGGCCGGCTGGACCCGGCGTGGATCCGGGCGCTGCGAGACGCGGCACTGGTCCTGCTCCGGGACGGATCCCGGGCCCGCCATCCCGGCTGCACCGGTCCGCTGCGCCGACTGCTGGTGCAGGCGTGGCGCGAGCCCCGACGCCGGATGCCGGCCCGCTGGCGGCTCCGCTTCGCCGACGCCGTCGCCCACCACCTCGACGGCGCCTGGCGGGAGGCGGTCGCCAAGACCAGCGGCCGGCCACCCGGGGTCGATGAGTACGTCGAGCTGCGCCGGGCCACCTCGGCGGCGTACGTGTCGTACCCGCTGATCGAGTTCGCGGCCGGCCGGCCGCTGCCCGACGCGGTCTGCCACCATCCCGTGCTGCGCCGGCTCGGTGACCTCGCCAACGACCTGCTCTCCTGGTTCAACGACATCGCCTCGCTGGACCGGGACCGGGCCACCGCCGGGGGCCACAACCTGGTGCTGGCGGTGGCCGCCGAGCGGGAGGTGCCGATCGCCGCCGCCGTGGACCTGGTCGTCGCGCGCTGGCGGAACGAGATGGCCCGCTTCATCGCGCTGCGCACCGCCGTGCCGTCTTTCGGCCCGGCGCTGGACGAGTCGGTCGCCACCTATCTCGCCGGGCTGGCCAACGCGATCCGCGGCACCATCGACTGGACCCTGGAGAGCGCCCGCTACCCGGGTAAGGGAGGGCACCCGGTTAACGCCTCCGGTAGCGCAGGGGCCCCTTCTTGA
- the mqnP gene encoding menaquinone biosynthesis prenyltransferase MqnP — protein sequence MTAVLEPVERPGRVKSFLKLVAIEHSVFALPFAYLSALTAMQVHGGRVRWLDLLLITVAMVGARTFAMAANRILDRRIDARNPRTANRELVTGAVSLRTAWTGAAVALVVFLVAAALLNPLCLALAPLAVVPMVVYPYGKRFTNWPHAILGIAQAVGPVGAWLAVTGTLAGSGPAWLLGAAVGLWIGGFDLIYACQDADIDRKIGVHSVPARYGLRFALHASTVAHVVTFALFLWFGALVGFGWLWWIGLALTALAFGYQHLVVSPTDLSKVNRAFFTANGFVGIALFVFALLDLVVRLNLRP from the coding sequence ATGACGGCCGTGTTGGAGCCCGTCGAACGCCCGGGCCGGGTGAAGTCCTTCCTCAAGCTGGTCGCGATCGAGCACTCGGTCTTCGCGCTCCCGTTCGCGTACCTGTCCGCGCTCACCGCCATGCAGGTCCACGGCGGGCGGGTCCGCTGGCTCGACCTGCTGCTGATCACGGTGGCGATGGTCGGGGCGCGCACGTTCGCCATGGCCGCCAACCGGATCCTCGACCGGCGGATCGACGCGCGGAACCCGCGTACCGCCAACCGGGAGCTGGTCACCGGGGCGGTGAGCCTGCGGACGGCCTGGACCGGCGCGGCGGTCGCGCTGGTCGTCTTCCTCGTCGCCGCCGCCCTGCTCAACCCGCTCTGCCTGGCGCTCGCACCGCTCGCCGTGGTGCCGATGGTCGTCTACCCGTACGGCAAACGGTTCACCAACTGGCCGCACGCCATCCTGGGGATCGCCCAGGCGGTCGGGCCGGTCGGCGCCTGGCTGGCGGTCACCGGCACCCTCGCCGGGTCCGGGCCGGCCTGGCTGCTCGGCGCGGCCGTGGGCCTGTGGATCGGCGGCTTCGACCTGATCTACGCCTGCCAGGACGCCGACATCGACCGGAAGATCGGGGTGCACAGCGTCCCCGCCCGGTACGGGCTGCGCTTCGCGCTGCACGCCTCCACCGTCGCGCACGTGGTGACCTTCGCGCTGTTCCTCTGGTTCGGCGCGCTGGTCGGCTTCGGCTGGCTCTGGTGGATCGGGCTGGCGCTCACCGCGCTCGCCTTCGGCTACCAGCACCTGGTGGTCAGCCCGACCGACCTGAGCAAGGTCAACCGGGCCTTCTTCACCGCGAACGGGTTCGTCGGCATCGCGCTCTTCGTCTTCGCCCTGCTCGACCTGGTGGTCCGCCTCAACCTGCGGCCCTGA
- a CDS encoding menaquinone biosynthesis decarboxylase, with protein MAARGFPYTDLKDFLAALERAGELRRVSVPVDPTLEMSEIVTRTVRAGGPALLFERPTRGEMPVAINLFGTEKRMAMALGVDSLDEIGARIGALIKPELPVGWSGIREGLGKVMQLKSVPPRKVKTAPCQQVVYKGDDVDLNRLPGLQVWPGDGGIFHNYGLTHTKHPETGKRNLGLYRLQQHSRNTLGMHWQIHKDSTAHHAVAERLGQRLPVAIAIGCDPVVSYAATAPLPSDIDEYLFAGFLRGERVEMVDCLTVPLQVPAHAQVVLEGYLEPGERLPEGPFGDHTGYYTPVEPFPVLHVETMTMQRDPVYHSIVTSKPPQEDHGLGKATERIFQPLLKLLIPDIVDYDLPAAGVFHNCAIVSIRKRYPKHAQKVMNAIWGAHLMSLTKLIVIVDEDCDVHDYNEVAFRAFGNVDYARDLLITEGPVDHLDHSSYQQFWGGKLGIDATRKLPAEGYTRGWPEEMTMAPEVVSLVDKRWKEYGI; from the coding sequence ATGGCGGCTCGTGGTTTTCCGTACACCGATCTCAAGGACTTCCTCGCGGCGCTGGAGCGCGCGGGCGAGCTGCGGCGGGTGAGCGTTCCGGTCGACCCGACGCTTGAGATGAGCGAGATCGTGACCCGGACGGTGCGGGCCGGCGGCCCGGCGTTGCTCTTCGAGCGGCCGACCCGGGGCGAGATGCCGGTGGCGATCAACCTCTTCGGCACCGAGAAGCGGATGGCGATGGCGCTCGGCGTCGACTCGCTGGACGAGATCGGTGCGCGGATCGGCGCGCTGATCAAGCCGGAGTTGCCGGTCGGCTGGTCCGGCATCCGCGAGGGCCTGGGCAAGGTCATGCAGCTCAAGTCGGTGCCGCCGCGCAAGGTGAAGACCGCGCCCTGTCAGCAGGTGGTGTACAAGGGCGACGACGTCGACCTGAACCGGCTGCCGGGGCTCCAGGTCTGGCCGGGTGACGGCGGCATCTTCCACAACTACGGGCTGACCCACACCAAGCACCCGGAGACCGGCAAGCGCAACCTCGGCCTCTACCGGCTCCAGCAGCACAGCCGGAACACGCTGGGCATGCACTGGCAGATCCACAAGGACTCCACCGCGCACCACGCGGTCGCCGAGCGGCTCGGTCAGCGGCTCCCGGTCGCCATCGCGATCGGCTGCGACCCGGTCGTCTCGTACGCGGCCACCGCGCCGCTCCCCAGCGACATCGACGAGTACCTGTTCGCCGGCTTCCTGCGCGGCGAGCGGGTGGAGATGGTCGACTGCCTGACCGTGCCGTTGCAGGTGCCGGCGCACGCCCAGGTGGTGCTGGAGGGCTACCTGGAGCCCGGCGAGCGGCTGCCCGAGGGGCCGTTCGGCGACCACACCGGCTACTACACGCCGGTCGAGCCGTTCCCGGTGCTGCACGTCGAGACGATGACGATGCAGCGTGACCCGGTCTACCACTCGATCGTCACGTCCAAGCCGCCGCAGGAGGACCACGGCCTGGGCAAGGCCACGGAGCGGATCTTCCAGCCGCTGCTCAAGCTGCTGATCCCGGACATCGTCGACTACGACCTGCCGGCCGCCGGGGTCTTCCACAACTGCGCGATCGTGTCGATCCGCAAGCGCTACCCGAAGCACGCGCAGAAGGTGATGAACGCGATCTGGGGCGCACACCTGATGTCGCTGACCAAGCTGATCGTGATCGTCGACGAGGACTGCGACGTGCACGACTACAACGAGGTCGCGTTCCGCGCCTTCGGCAACGTCGACTACGCCCGGGACCTGCTGATCACCGAGGGCCCGGTGGACCACCTCGACCACTCGTCGTACCAGCAGTTCTGGGGTGGCAAGCTCGGCATCGACGCCACCCGCAAGCTGCCCGCCGAGGGCTACACCCGGGGCTGGCCGGAGGAGATGACCATGGCGCCCGAGGTGGTGTCGCTGGTCGACAAGCGGTGGAAGGAGTACGGGATCTGA
- a CDS encoding carboxymuconolactone decarboxylase family protein — MSRRVFTAHTLDTAPAAARATMASVQRKQGHLPTAVALMAESPELLKGFLGANAVFEASDLDPIAREVVVFAVATRNECHLCVAMHTATLARQGAAPELIDALRAGTELPDARLEALRGFTLAVLDHRGAVPDADLDAFLAAGWQPRHALDVVLGVGTYTISTFANRLTDAPLDPPLATYAWEPAVV; from the coding sequence ATGTCCCGACGCGTCTTCACCGCACACACCCTCGACACCGCGCCCGCCGCCGCCCGCGCCACCATGGCGAGCGTCCAGCGCAAGCAGGGCCACCTGCCCACCGCCGTCGCCCTGATGGCCGAGTCCCCGGAGCTGCTCAAGGGCTTCCTGGGCGCCAACGCCGTCTTCGAGGCCAGCGACCTCGACCCGATCGCCCGCGAGGTGGTGGTGTTCGCCGTCGCCACCCGCAACGAGTGCCACCTCTGCGTGGCCATGCACACCGCCACGCTCGCCCGCCAGGGTGCCGCCCCGGAGCTGATCGACGCCCTGCGGGCCGGGACGGAGTTGCCCGACGCGCGGCTGGAGGCACTGCGCGGGTTCACCCTGGCCGTGCTCGATCACCGGGGCGCCGTCCCGGACGCCGACCTCGACGCCTTCCTCGCCGCCGGGTGGCAGCCGCGGCACGCGCTGGACGTGGTGCTCGGCGTAGGGACGTACACCATCTCCACCTTCGCCAACCGGCTCACCGACGCCCCGCTCGACCCGCCGCTGGCCACGTACGCCTGGGAGCCGGCGGTCGTCTGA
- a CDS encoding MarR family winged helix-turn-helix transcriptional regulator, translating to MATPDRPGFALPLLLLAGFRTLIDDLHAELARQGHPHLRPVHGFVLQAVGVAGTTATELGQRLGVSKQAAGKTVDRLVALGYLERADDPADARRKLVRLTDRGLDGLQRSAVVFDQLRDRWAATLGPDRVAAIEDDLRTVAQPNFFRLDVPGWFGT from the coding sequence ATGGCAACCCCTGACCGCCCCGGCTTCGCGCTCCCGCTGCTCCTGCTCGCCGGGTTCCGTACGCTCATCGACGACCTGCACGCCGAGCTGGCCCGGCAGGGCCACCCCCACCTGCGTCCGGTGCACGGCTTCGTCCTCCAGGCGGTCGGCGTGGCCGGCACCACCGCCACCGAGCTGGGCCAGCGCCTCGGCGTCTCCAAGCAGGCGGCGGGCAAGACCGTCGACCGGCTGGTGGCGCTCGGCTACCTGGAACGCGCCGACGACCCCGCCGACGCCCGGCGCAAGCTGGTCCGGCTGACCGACCGGGGGCTGGACGGGCTGCAGCGGTCCGCGGTCGTGTTCGACCAACTCCGGGACCGTTGGGCGGCGACGCTCGGCCCCGACCGGGTCGCGGCGATCGAGGACGACCTGCGCACGGTCGCGCAGCCGAACTTCTTCCGCCTCGACGTCCCCGGCTGGTTCGGCACCTGA
- a CDS encoding ATP-binding protein, with the protein MTQLSKPEWIFDRDVEWAELARFAADGRAGVTLGVISGRRRQGKTLLLYELARATGGFYFGATEATATESLRRLGEALGIYTGAPGPVQLADWSAAVDALLALGRQRPVTVVVDEFPYLVRAAQDLPSIIQHALTPGRPERTESRTRLLLCGSALSFMGGLLAGSAPLRGRAGLELPVQPLDYRAAAAFWGIEDPLLAVKVFSIVGGTPAYRREYVQDDAPSGPDDFDSWVVRAVLNPARPLFREARYLLAEDPDLRDPALYHSVLAAVAEGNASRGGIAGYIGRKATDLQHPLTVLEDAGLLVREPDLLRSGRSSYRITEPLISFYQAVMRPAWTALEQRRGAEVWRRSQRRYASAVLGPRFEEIVRQWVLRFADPDLLGGPVAEVGAATLTDPASRTSHELDLVALGEPPLGGGPRPLLAIGEVKWGRRLGQADLERLRRVRELLVRRPGLDTTHTRLLLASAEGFTDELAGVASAESDVVLVDAVRLYTD; encoded by the coding sequence GTGACTCAACTGTCGAAGCCAGAGTGGATTTTCGACCGGGATGTCGAGTGGGCCGAGTTGGCCCGCTTCGCCGCCGACGGGCGCGCGGGGGTGACCCTCGGGGTGATCAGCGGGCGACGCCGGCAAGGCAAGACGCTGCTGCTCTACGAGCTGGCCCGAGCCACCGGCGGCTTCTACTTCGGCGCCACCGAGGCGACGGCGACCGAGTCGCTCCGGCGGCTCGGCGAGGCGCTTGGTATCTACACCGGTGCGCCGGGGCCGGTTCAGTTGGCCGACTGGAGCGCGGCGGTGGATGCCCTGCTCGCGCTCGGGCGCCAACGCCCGGTCACCGTGGTTGTCGATGAGTTCCCGTATCTGGTGCGCGCTGCCCAGGACCTCCCGTCGATCATCCAGCACGCCCTCACACCCGGGCGGCCGGAACGCACCGAGTCCCGTACCCGTCTGCTGCTCTGCGGGTCGGCCCTGTCTTTCATGGGTGGCCTGCTCGCCGGTTCCGCCCCGCTGCGTGGCCGGGCCGGCCTGGAACTGCCAGTGCAGCCGCTGGACTACCGGGCCGCCGCGGCGTTCTGGGGCATCGAGGACCCGTTGCTGGCGGTGAAGGTTTTCTCCATCGTGGGTGGTACGCCGGCCTACCGGCGGGAATACGTCCAGGACGACGCGCCGAGCGGCCCGGACGACTTCGACAGCTGGGTGGTACGTGCGGTCCTCAACCCGGCACGGCCGTTGTTCCGAGAGGCGCGCTATCTCCTTGCCGAGGACCCCGATCTGCGGGATCCCGCTCTCTACCACTCCGTGCTCGCGGCGGTCGCCGAGGGCAATGCCAGTCGTGGTGGGATTGCCGGTTACATCGGACGTAAGGCGACTGACCTGCAACATCCCCTCACGGTGCTGGAGGACGCCGGTCTGCTGGTGCGGGAACCGGACCTGCTCCGCAGCGGGCGCAGCAGCTACCGGATCACCGAGCCGTTGATCTCCTTCTACCAGGCGGTGATGAGGCCTGCCTGGACGGCGCTGGAGCAGCGGCGTGGCGCGGAGGTCTGGCGACGGTCACAGCGCCGGTACGCGAGCGCGGTCCTGGGACCCCGGTTCGAGGAGATTGTCCGGCAGTGGGTGCTGCGTTTCGCCGATCCGGACCTGCTCGGCGGGCCGGTCGCCGAGGTTGGCGCCGCCACGCTGACCGATCCGGCCAGCCGGACCAGCCACGAACTGGACCTCGTCGCACTCGGTGAGCCGCCGCTGGGGGGCGGCCCACGCCCGCTGCTCGCGATCGGCGAAGTGAAGTGGGGCCGACGGTTGGGCCAGGCGGATCTGGAGCGGTTGCGGCGTGTTCGCGAGCTGCTCGTCCGCCGTCCCGGACTCGACACCACCCATACCCGCCTGCTGCTGGCGAGCGCGGAAGGGTTCACCGATGAGCTTGCCGGCGTGGCATCGGCTGAGTCGGACGTCGTGTTGGTGGACGCCGTTCGGCTCTATACCGACTGA
- the ccsB gene encoding c-type cytochrome biogenesis protein CcsB: MSALSDQLVTYAILAYLVAMISHAVEYALGNARAVAAKAAAPARELVGVGGSGGTDGTVSAPPVTPAEARPSRPAARGAVAGEIAAWVTALAVVLHLGAVVTRGLAAERMPWGNMYEYVLTVTFIGAAAWLAVLWKRPQLRRLGLFLTLVMVLLLAFAELKLYVQVTPLMPALQSYWFIIHVSTIIFASGIFLLGVVPAAAYLMRAGWEQGRRSFPYTLARRLPAAAGLERLTFALHAFAFPLFTFAVIAGAIWAEAAWGRAWGWDPKETWAFISWVVYAGYLHARATPSVKRNVATWIAVLGFLTMLMNLFGVNFFFTGLHSYAGLS; the protein is encoded by the coding sequence ATGTCCGCACTCTCCGACCAGCTGGTCACGTACGCGATCCTGGCGTACCTGGTCGCGATGATCAGCCACGCCGTCGAGTACGCGCTGGGCAACGCCCGGGCAGTGGCGGCGAAGGCCGCCGCCCCGGCCCGGGAGCTGGTGGGTGTCGGCGGCAGCGGTGGCACCGACGGGACGGTCTCGGCACCGCCCGTCACTCCGGCCGAGGCCCGGCCCAGCCGCCCGGCCGCGCGGGGCGCGGTGGCGGGGGAGATCGCCGCCTGGGTCACGGCGCTCGCCGTCGTGCTGCACCTCGGCGCGGTGGTCACCCGGGGCCTCGCCGCCGAGCGGATGCCCTGGGGCAACATGTACGAGTACGTGTTGACGGTCACCTTCATCGGGGCCGCGGCCTGGCTGGCGGTGCTCTGGAAGCGTCCGCAGCTGCGCCGGCTCGGGCTCTTCCTGACCCTGGTGATGGTGCTGCTGCTGGCGTTCGCCGAGCTGAAGCTCTATGTGCAGGTAACGCCGCTGATGCCGGCGCTGCAGTCGTACTGGTTCATCATCCACGTGTCCACGATCATCTTCGCCTCCGGCATCTTCCTGCTGGGCGTGGTGCCGGCCGCGGCGTACCTGATGCGGGCCGGCTGGGAGCAGGGGCGGCGGAGCTTCCCGTACACCCTGGCCCGACGCCTGCCGGCGGCGGCCGGCCTGGAGCGGCTGACCTTCGCGCTGCACGCCTTCGCCTTCCCGCTCTTCACCTTCGCGGTGATCGCCGGCGCGATCTGGGCCGAGGCGGCCTGGGGTCGGGCCTGGGGCTGGGACCCGAAGGAGACCTGGGCGTTCATCTCCTGGGTGGTGTACGCCGGCTACCTGCACGCCCGGGCCACCCCGAGCGTCAAGCGGAACGTGGCCACCTGGATCGCCGTCCTGGGCTTCCTGACCATGCTGATGAACCTGTTCGGGGTGAACTTCTTCTTCACCGGCCTGCACTCGTACGCCGGCCTCAGCTGA
- the resB gene encoding cytochrome c biogenesis protein ResB, with product MTTVDDRPASPPAPAPRRRVNPALALLRNSWRQLTSMRTALILLFLLAVAAIPGSVLPQRGVNPEKVNQWFRDHPDLAPRLDQLGMFEVFGSVWFSAIYLLLFTSLIGCILPRARDHVRALRMTPPAAPKRLDRLPQHAVLEAPAAADPEAIAAVLRRRRWRVVVRGNEVSAEKGYLKETGNLLFHVSLVAVLLGVAIGSWYGWHGNRLLVAGAENAFCNTRQQYAEASLGPRVDSADLPPFCLTLDRFEAEYLSSGQPSRYWATVTVDHPDGAPERTGGFSVNSPLRLGPANVYLLGHGYAPILKYTDRYGRSQTSTTPFLTTGDANVTEEGVAVFPDANVDPKTGTRAPDQQVAFDAIYMPTAPDSPPFNRSVWPEERKPAVNLIAYRGNLGLDAGIPGSVYQLDQRQIDNGKLKKIGVNKLGVGEKWTLDDGSTLEFLGTKPYVTISVRYAPGQTLMLVACVTLLAGLMGSLFARRRRVWFRISPPEGGSPTSGSSLVEAGGLPRTEHPGFADEFAQLVAAVRDDERDDRRAREGDE from the coding sequence ATGACGACGGTCGACGACCGGCCCGCGAGCCCGCCCGCCCCGGCGCCCCGGCGACGGGTCAACCCGGCGCTCGCCCTGCTGCGCAACTCGTGGCGGCAGCTGACCAGCATGCGTACCGCGCTGATCCTGCTCTTCCTGCTCGCGGTCGCCGCCATCCCCGGCTCGGTGCTGCCGCAGCGCGGGGTCAACCCGGAGAAGGTCAACCAGTGGTTCCGTGACCACCCCGACCTGGCCCCCCGGCTCGATCAGCTCGGCATGTTCGAGGTCTTCGGCTCGGTCTGGTTCTCCGCGATCTACCTGCTGCTGTTCACCTCGCTGATCGGCTGCATCCTGCCCCGGGCCCGCGACCACGTCCGGGCGCTGCGGATGACGCCGCCGGCCGCGCCGAAGCGGCTCGACCGGCTGCCGCAGCACGCGGTACTGGAGGCGCCGGCCGCCGCCGACCCCGAGGCGATCGCGGCGGTGCTGCGCCGCCGCCGCTGGCGGGTCGTGGTACGCGGCAACGAGGTCTCCGCCGAGAAGGGCTACCTCAAGGAGACCGGCAACCTGCTCTTCCACGTCTCGTTGGTCGCCGTCCTGCTCGGGGTCGCGATCGGCTCCTGGTACGGCTGGCACGGCAACCGCCTCCTGGTGGCGGGCGCGGAGAACGCCTTCTGCAACACCCGTCAGCAGTACGCCGAGGCGTCGCTCGGCCCCCGGGTGGACAGCGCCGACCTGCCGCCGTTCTGCCTCACCCTGGACCGGTTCGAGGCGGAGTACCTCTCATCCGGGCAGCCGTCGCGCTACTGGGCCACGGTGACGGTGGACCACCCGGACGGGGCGCCGGAGCGGACCGGCGGCTTCTCGGTCAACTCGCCGCTGCGGCTCGGCCCGGCCAACGTCTACCTGCTCGGCCACGGGTATGCGCCGATCCTGAAGTACACCGACCGGTACGGGCGCAGCCAGACCAGCACCACCCCGTTCCTCACCACCGGCGACGCCAACGTCACCGAGGAGGGCGTCGCCGTCTTCCCCGACGCGAACGTCGACCCGAAGACCGGCACCCGGGCCCCGGACCAGCAGGTCGCCTTCGACGCGATCTACATGCCCACCGCCCCGGACAGCCCACCGTTCAACCGCTCGGTCTGGCCCGAGGAGCGGAAGCCCGCGGTCAACCTGATCGCCTACCGGGGCAACCTCGGGCTGGACGCCGGCATCCCCGGGTCGGTCTACCAGCTCGACCAGCGGCAGATCGACAACGGCAAGCTCAAGAAGATCGGCGTCAACAAGCTGGGCGTGGGCGAGAAGTGGACCCTGGACGACGGCAGCACGCTGGAGTTCCTCGGCACGAAGCCGTACGTCACCATCTCCGTCCGGTACGCCCCCGGCCAGACGCTGATGCTCGTGGCCTGCGTGACGCTGCTCGCCGGCCTGATGGGTTCCCTCTTCGCCCGGCGGCGGCGCGTCTGGTTCCGGATTTCGCCCCCGGAGGGTGGATCTCCGACGAGCGGTAGTAGCTTGGTGGAGGCCGGTGGGCTGCCGCGCACCGAGCATCCGGGGTTCGCCGACGAGTTCGCGCAGCTCGTCGCCGCGGTGCGCGACGACGAGCGGGACGACCGGCGGGCGCGAGAAGGAGACGAGTGA
- a CDS encoding cytochrome c biogenesis CcdA family protein, whose amino-acid sequence MGETFRQIAESGPLLLAVGAAALAGLVSFLSPCVLPLMPGYLSYVTGLAGADLEGRERKGPLLAPPVAEGAPVDPEGGGVAVAAAPARAVAAVKGRVLAGTMLFIAGFTVVFVATAILFSGIGRLFFQYERTLEIVIGGLIVLLGLGYLGVVPGMQREFRIQRLPAAGLLGAPVLGAVFALSWMPCTGPTLGAVLGLATMEGRTDRAVLLAVAYCLGLGMPFVVFGLGFHRLLGVFRAVRRNSRWVTRIGGVLLILIGLALVTGGWQNVVIWLQTHVGVGEVSI is encoded by the coding sequence ATGGGCGAGACCTTCCGCCAGATCGCCGAGTCCGGCCCGCTGCTGCTGGCCGTCGGCGCGGCGGCGCTCGCCGGCCTGGTCAGCTTCCTCTCCCCGTGCGTCCTCCCCCTGATGCCCGGCTACCTGTCGTACGTGACGGGCCTGGCCGGCGCCGACCTGGAAGGCCGGGAAAGGAAGGGCCCCCTGCTGGCGCCTCCGGTAGCGGAGGGGGCCCCGGTTGACCCCGAGGGGGGCGGGGTCGCCGTCGCGGCGGCTCCGGCCCGGGCGGTGGCCGCCGTCAAGGGGCGGGTGCTGGCCGGCACGATGCTCTTCATCGCCGGTTTCACCGTCGTCTTCGTCGCCACCGCGATCCTCTTCTCCGGCATCGGCCGGCTCTTCTTCCAGTACGAGCGCACGCTGGAGATCGTCATCGGCGGCCTGATCGTGCTGCTCGGGCTCGGCTATCTCGGCGTGGTCCCCGGGATGCAGCGCGAGTTCCGGATCCAGCGGCTGCCCGCCGCCGGGCTGCTCGGCGCCCCGGTGCTCGGCGCGGTCTTCGCGCTGAGCTGGATGCCCTGCACCGGCCCAACCCTCGGCGCGGTGCTCGGCCTGGCCACCATGGAGGGCAGGACCGACCGGGCGGTGCTGCTGGCCGTGGCGTACTGCCTGGGGCTGGGGATGCCGTTCGTCGTCTTCGGGCTGGGCTTCCACCGCCTGCTCGGGGTGTTCCGCGCCGTCCGGCGCAACAGCCGCTGGGTCACCCGGATCGGCGGGGTGCTGCTGATCCTGATCGGCCTGGCGCTGGTCACCGGCGGCTGGCAGAACGTCGTGATCTGGCTGCAGACGCACGTGGGCGTGGGCGAGGTGAGCATCTGA
- a CDS encoding TlpA family protein disulfide reductase, which yields MVTRRLAAALLAAVTAGTVLVGCSSGSQESRCSSDGLTVTCAPDQRSKTPKVSGELLTGGSYDISRDRGQVVVVNFWGSWCPPCRAEADDLEATYQATKASGVTFLGINVQDSKDKAIAFEEGRVTYPSLFDPASRQALNFDIPPNSTPATVVLDRDGRIAVVIRRAVTQDELRPIVERIAAEQPAPDGQR from the coding sequence ATGGTCACCCGGAGGCTCGCCGCCGCCCTGCTCGCCGCCGTCACCGCCGGTACGGTGCTGGTCGGCTGCTCCTCCGGCAGCCAGGAGAGCCGGTGCAGCAGCGACGGCCTCACCGTCACGTGCGCCCCTGACCAGCGGTCGAAGACCCCGAAGGTGAGCGGTGAGCTGCTCACCGGCGGCAGCTACGACATCTCGCGGGACCGCGGCCAGGTCGTGGTGGTCAACTTCTGGGGCTCCTGGTGCCCGCCCTGCCGTGCCGAGGCCGACGACCTGGAGGCCACCTACCAGGCCACCAAGGCGTCCGGGGTGACCTTCCTCGGCATCAACGTGCAGGACAGCAAGGACAAGGCGATCGCCTTCGAGGAGGGCCGGGTCACCTACCCGAGCCTCTTCGATCCGGCCAGCCGGCAGGCGCTCAACTTCGACATCCCGCCGAACTCCACCCCGGCGACGGTCGTCCTGGACCGTGACGGCCGGATCGCGGTGGTGATCCGCCGAGCCGTCACCCAGGACGAGCTGCGACCGATCGTCGAGCGGATCGCCGCCGAGCAGCCGGCGCCCGACGGGCAGCGCTGA
- a CDS encoding histidine phosphatase family protein codes for MSETVVHVLRHGEVHNPDGILYGRLPGFRLSELGVQMAKAAAQALADKTVVHVVASPLERAQQTAEPIAAHFGLSVGVDERLIESANWFEGKKVSPGDGSFRDPRNWWVLRDPLTPSWGEAYQAIAERMFAALHAARIAAEGREAVLVSHQLPIWTLRRHVERKRLWHDPRRRQCGLASLTSFHFDGAKVVGIGYSEPAAHLVAMSATARTAKGA; via the coding sequence GTGAGCGAGACGGTGGTCCACGTGCTGCGGCACGGCGAGGTGCACAACCCGGACGGCATTCTCTACGGCCGGCTGCCGGGTTTCCGCCTCTCCGAGCTGGGCGTCCAGATGGCCAAGGCCGCCGCCCAGGCGCTCGCCGACAAGACCGTGGTGCACGTGGTGGCCAGCCCGCTGGAACGCGCGCAGCAGACCGCCGAGCCGATCGCCGCGCATTTCGGCCTGTCGGTCGGGGTGGACGAGCGGCTGATCGAGAGCGCCAACTGGTTCGAGGGCAAGAAGGTCTCCCCGGGTGACGGCTCGTTCCGCGACCCGCGTAACTGGTGGGTGCTGCGCGACCCGCTCACCCCGTCCTGGGGCGAGGCGTACCAGGCCATCGCCGAGCGGATGTTCGCCGCGCTGCACGCCGCCCGCATCGCCGCCGAGGGGCGCGAGGCCGTGCTCGTCTCCCACCAGCTCCCCATCTGGACGCTGCGCCGGCATGTCGAGCGCAAGCGGCTCTGGCACGACCCGCGCCGGCGGCAGTGCGGGCTGGCCAGCCTCACCTCCTTCCACTTCGACGGTGCCAAGGTCGTTGGCATCGGCTACTCCGAGCCGGCGGCCCACCTGGTCGCGATGTCGGCGACCGCCCGGACGGCCAAGGGGGCCTGA